From the genome of Ictalurus punctatus breed USDA103 chromosome 28, Coco_2.0, whole genome shotgun sequence, one region includes:
- the pkn3 gene encoding serine/threonine-protein kinase N2 isoform X1: MAGVTLQGGCLRGLPEGDLLDPVFQQRLEDARALLRQEIQRELKIKEAAERLRRAVTNKKSAADVEDQLRASTRKLEQLHWELQELNARTMVTERETTTDTALSPDPCHWEDSTSPLGSRIRTLRKQLNMELKVKQGAENIIQMYASCSVKDRKMLSTAQQMLQDSRTKIELLRMQIVKVTQAREGEREASETNGRPSETISPLELRMEELRHHLRIEAAVSEGAKNVVRQLGGHRVQDRHALAEAQARLQESSQKLDLLRMSLERRLVELPPDHPKLAEIKQELTVGNSPSLGLHRDRQRSSSASSSSFFKPASLTGRLEVRLMGCQDLLESVPGRCRVACASSSPSSPSEAKSLRMRTGLSTRSTNGKMAKTDELSTEISAVLKVNNRMVGRTHWRPVGKEAWDQSFSIELERSRELEIGVYWRDWRALCAVKFLRLEDFLDNQRHGMCLYLEPQGTLFTEVRFINPVIERHPKLQRQKRIFPKEKGKNFLRAAQMNMNFATWGRLMMSVLPPCSSTITALSPPLVSTDLPSPPPPQEPHLTSPPSAEKTSNSTPPPPGDSAIIKLNFSEERPPKPPRLYLSKAESPASMNLKGNQAEDCRGRAVLKNITKQTHELQMDDFFWISVLGRGHFGKVLLAEYKSTGKLYAIKALKKGDVVTRDEVDSLMCEKRIFETINASRHPFLVNLHGCFQTSDHVCFVMEYSPGGDLMTHIHANIFTERQARFYAACVLLGLEFLHQNKIVYRDLKLDNLLMDADGFVRIADFGLCKEGMGHGDRTSTFCGTPEFLAPEVLTDSTYTRAVDWWGLGVLLYEMLVGESPFPGDDEEEVFDSIVNDEVRYPRFLSPESVSLIQKLLQKNPEKRLGAGEQDANEVKRHRFFQGVDWEALLAKRVKPPYLPSIKAPGDVSNFDEEFTRLKPVLTPPHTPFFLTAEQQEIFADFDFSSLH, encoded by the exons atggcggGTGTGACACTTCAG GGTGGCTGCTTGCGTGGTCTGCCTGAGGGTGACCTGCTTGACCCGGTGTTCCAGCAGCGGCTAGAAGACGCCCGTGCCCTGCTCAGGCAGGAGATCCAGCGAGAACTGAAGATCAAGGAGGCAGCAGAGCGCCTGCGGCGTGCGGTCACCAACAAGAAGAGTGCCGCTGATGTGGAGGATCAACTACGCGCTTCCACTCGCAAACTGGAGCAGCTTCACTGGGAGCTTCAGGAGCTGAATGCACGCACCATggttacagagagagagaccaccaCAG ATACTGCCCTTTCTCCAGACCCATGCCACTGGGAGGATTCCACGTCTCCTCTGGGCAGTCGTATCCGCACCCTGAGAAAACAGCTCAACATGGAGCTGAAGGTGAAGCAAGGAGCCGAGAACATCATCCAGATGTATGCCAGCTGTTCAGTCAAG GACCGAAAGATGCTGTCCACAGCCCAGCAGATGCTGCAGGATAGTAGGACCAAAATCGAGCTGCTGCGCATGCAGATTGTTAAAGTGACTCAGGCCAGAGAGGGAGAGCGCGAGGCCTCCGAAACAAACG GTCGTCCTTCGGAGACCATCAGCCCCCTGGAGCTGAGGATGGAGGAGCTTCGGCACCACCTGAGGATCGAGGCTGCAGTGTCTGAAGGGGCCAAGAACGTGGTGAGGCAGCTCGGAGGCCACCGAGTTCAAGACCGCCACGCCCTGGCTGag GCTCAAGCTCGTCTGCAGGAATCTTCTCAGAAGCTGGATCTTCTGCGTATGTCTCTAGAGCGGAGGCTCGTGGAGCTTCCTCCAGACCACCCCAAACTGGCTGAGATTAAACAGGAGCTGACTGTGGGAAACTCGCCCAGCCTGGGCCTGCACAGGGACCGCCAACGTTCCTCATCTGCCTCCTCGTCTTCATTCTTCAAACCTGCCAGTCTTACAg GCCGGCTGGAAGTCAGATTAATGGGCTGTCAGGATCTGTTAGAATCTGTGCCAGGCCGCTGTCGCGTGGCCTGTGCTTCCTCCTCCCCCAGCAGCCCCTCTGAAGCAAAGTCCCTGAGAATGAGGACTGGCCTGTCCACACGCAGCACCAATGGCAAGATGGCCAAAACCGACGAACTGTCCA CGGAAATCAGCGCAGTGTTGAAGGTGAATAACCGGATGGTGGGTCGCACACACTGGCGGCCTGTGGGTAAAGAAGCCTGGGACCAAAGCTTCAGCATCGAACTGGAGAGG TCTCGGGAGCTGGAGATCGGTGTGTATTGGCGAGATTGGAGAGCTTTGTGTGCTGTGAAGTTCCTGCGCCTGGAAGACTTTCTGGATAACCAGCGGCATGGCATGTGCCTTTACCTGGAACCACAAGGCACACTGTTCACTGAG GTGAGATTCATCAACCCTGTTATTGAGCGGCACCCGAAGCTACAGCGACAGAAGCGTATATTCCCCAAAGAAAaag gtaaAAACTTCTTACGGGCAGCACAGATGAACATGAACTTCGCCACATGGGGCCGACTGATGATGAGCGTGTTGCCACCGTGTAGCAGCACTATTACTGCTCTGAGCCCCCCGCTGGTCTCCACTGACCTGCCCTCTCCACCACCACCCCAAGAGCCTCATCTCACCTCCCCTCCATCTGCAGAAAAAACCTCTAACTCCACCCCTCCTCCACCAGG AGACTCGGCAATCATCAAACTGAACTTCAGCGAGGAGCGACCACCCAAACCCCCTCGTCTATACCTGTCAAAGGCAGAGAGTCCTGCGTCCATG AACTTGAAGGGTAACCAAGCTGAAGATTGTAGAGGCAGAGCTGTGCTGAAGAACATTACTAA GCAAACACATGAGCTGCAAATGGATGATTTTTTCTGGATCTCTGTCCTTGGTAGAGGCCACTTTGGAAAG GTGTTGCTAGCAGAGTATAAGAGCACAGGGAAGCTGTACGCCATCAAAGCCTTGAAGAAAGGGGATGTGGTGACACGTGATGAAGTAGACAG TCTGATGTGTGAGAAGAGGATTTTTGAGACCATTAATGCATCCAGACACCCATTTCTTGTCAACCTTCATGGCTGCTTCCAGACCAGTGaccatgtgtgttttgttatggagTACTCACCCGGAGGTGACCTGATGACCCACATACATGCCAACATCTTCACTGAACGCCAGGCCCG ATTTTATGCTGCCTGTGTACTCCTGGGTCTTGAGTTCCTGCACCAGAACAAAATTGTTTACCG GGACCTGAAACTGGACAATCTTTTAATGGATGCTGATGGCTTTGTGAGAATAGCAGATTTTGGACTTTGCAAAGAAG GAATGGGACATGGCGACCGTAcgtccactttctgtggaactCCAGAATTCCTGGCCCCTGAGGTTTTGACGGACAGCACTTATACCCGCGCTGTGGACTGGTGGGGCCTCGGCGTGCTCCTCTACGAGATGCTAGTTGGAGAG TCTCCGTTCCCAGGGGATGACGAGGAGGAAGTGTTTGACAGCATAGTAAACGATGAAGTGCGTTACCCCAGGTTTCTCTCCCCAGAGTCAGTCTCCCTCATTCAGAAG CTGCTGCAGAAAAACCCAGAAAAGCGGCTTGGTGCTGGAGAGCAGGACGCTAACGAGGTGAAAAGGCACAGATTCTTTCAG GGAGTGGACTGGGAAGCCTTGCTAGCCAAGCGAGTGAAGCCTCCGTATCTGCCGAGCATCAAAGCCCCGGGTGACGTGAGCAACTTTGACGAGGAGTTCACACGCCTAAAGCCTGTACTcacccctccacacacaccctTCTTCCTCACAGCCGAGCAGCAGGAGATCTTCGCAGATTTCGATTTCTCCTCACTTCACTGA
- the pkn3 gene encoding serine/threonine-protein kinase N2 isoform X2, translating into MLSTAQQMLQDSRTKIELLRMQIVKVTQAREGEREASETNGRPSETISPLELRMEELRHHLRIEAAVSEGAKNVVRQLGGHRVQDRHALAEAQARLQESSQKLDLLRMSLERRLVELPPDHPKLAEIKQELTVGNSPSLGLHRDRQRSSSASSSSFFKPASLTGRLEVRLMGCQDLLESVPGRCRVACASSSPSSPSEAKSLRMRTGLSTRSTNGKMAKTDELSTEISAVLKVNNRMVGRTHWRPVGKEAWDQSFSIELERSRELEIGVYWRDWRALCAVKFLRLEDFLDNQRHGMCLYLEPQGTLFTEVRFINPVIERHPKLQRQKRIFPKEKGKNFLRAAQMNMNFATWGRLMMSVLPPCSSTITALSPPLVSTDLPSPPPPQEPHLTSPPSAEKTSNSTPPPPGDSAIIKLNFSEERPPKPPRLYLSKAESPASMNLKGNQAEDCRGRAVLKNITKQTHELQMDDFFWISVLGRGHFGKVLLAEYKSTGKLYAIKALKKGDVVTRDEVDSLMCEKRIFETINASRHPFLVNLHGCFQTSDHVCFVMEYSPGGDLMTHIHANIFTERQARFYAACVLLGLEFLHQNKIVYRDLKLDNLLMDADGFVRIADFGLCKEGMGHGDRTSTFCGTPEFLAPEVLTDSTYTRAVDWWGLGVLLYEMLVGESPFPGDDEEEVFDSIVNDEVRYPRFLSPESVSLIQKLLQKNPEKRLGAGEQDANEVKRHRFFQGVDWEALLAKRVKPPYLPSIKAPGDVSNFDEEFTRLKPVLTPPHTPFFLTAEQQEIFADFDFSSLH; encoded by the exons ATGCTGTCCACAGCCCAGCAGATGCTGCAGGATAGTAGGACCAAAATCGAGCTGCTGCGCATGCAGATTGTTAAAGTGACTCAGGCCAGAGAGGGAGAGCGCGAGGCCTCCGAAACAAACG GTCGTCCTTCGGAGACCATCAGCCCCCTGGAGCTGAGGATGGAGGAGCTTCGGCACCACCTGAGGATCGAGGCTGCAGTGTCTGAAGGGGCCAAGAACGTGGTGAGGCAGCTCGGAGGCCACCGAGTTCAAGACCGCCACGCCCTGGCTGag GCTCAAGCTCGTCTGCAGGAATCTTCTCAGAAGCTGGATCTTCTGCGTATGTCTCTAGAGCGGAGGCTCGTGGAGCTTCCTCCAGACCACCCCAAACTGGCTGAGATTAAACAGGAGCTGACTGTGGGAAACTCGCCCAGCCTGGGCCTGCACAGGGACCGCCAACGTTCCTCATCTGCCTCCTCGTCTTCATTCTTCAAACCTGCCAGTCTTACAg GCCGGCTGGAAGTCAGATTAATGGGCTGTCAGGATCTGTTAGAATCTGTGCCAGGCCGCTGTCGCGTGGCCTGTGCTTCCTCCTCCCCCAGCAGCCCCTCTGAAGCAAAGTCCCTGAGAATGAGGACTGGCCTGTCCACACGCAGCACCAATGGCAAGATGGCCAAAACCGACGAACTGTCCA CGGAAATCAGCGCAGTGTTGAAGGTGAATAACCGGATGGTGGGTCGCACACACTGGCGGCCTGTGGGTAAAGAAGCCTGGGACCAAAGCTTCAGCATCGAACTGGAGAGG TCTCGGGAGCTGGAGATCGGTGTGTATTGGCGAGATTGGAGAGCTTTGTGTGCTGTGAAGTTCCTGCGCCTGGAAGACTTTCTGGATAACCAGCGGCATGGCATGTGCCTTTACCTGGAACCACAAGGCACACTGTTCACTGAG GTGAGATTCATCAACCCTGTTATTGAGCGGCACCCGAAGCTACAGCGACAGAAGCGTATATTCCCCAAAGAAAaag gtaaAAACTTCTTACGGGCAGCACAGATGAACATGAACTTCGCCACATGGGGCCGACTGATGATGAGCGTGTTGCCACCGTGTAGCAGCACTATTACTGCTCTGAGCCCCCCGCTGGTCTCCACTGACCTGCCCTCTCCACCACCACCCCAAGAGCCTCATCTCACCTCCCCTCCATCTGCAGAAAAAACCTCTAACTCCACCCCTCCTCCACCAGG AGACTCGGCAATCATCAAACTGAACTTCAGCGAGGAGCGACCACCCAAACCCCCTCGTCTATACCTGTCAAAGGCAGAGAGTCCTGCGTCCATG AACTTGAAGGGTAACCAAGCTGAAGATTGTAGAGGCAGAGCTGTGCTGAAGAACATTACTAA GCAAACACATGAGCTGCAAATGGATGATTTTTTCTGGATCTCTGTCCTTGGTAGAGGCCACTTTGGAAAG GTGTTGCTAGCAGAGTATAAGAGCACAGGGAAGCTGTACGCCATCAAAGCCTTGAAGAAAGGGGATGTGGTGACACGTGATGAAGTAGACAG TCTGATGTGTGAGAAGAGGATTTTTGAGACCATTAATGCATCCAGACACCCATTTCTTGTCAACCTTCATGGCTGCTTCCAGACCAGTGaccatgtgtgttttgttatggagTACTCACCCGGAGGTGACCTGATGACCCACATACATGCCAACATCTTCACTGAACGCCAGGCCCG ATTTTATGCTGCCTGTGTACTCCTGGGTCTTGAGTTCCTGCACCAGAACAAAATTGTTTACCG GGACCTGAAACTGGACAATCTTTTAATGGATGCTGATGGCTTTGTGAGAATAGCAGATTTTGGACTTTGCAAAGAAG GAATGGGACATGGCGACCGTAcgtccactttctgtggaactCCAGAATTCCTGGCCCCTGAGGTTTTGACGGACAGCACTTATACCCGCGCTGTGGACTGGTGGGGCCTCGGCGTGCTCCTCTACGAGATGCTAGTTGGAGAG TCTCCGTTCCCAGGGGATGACGAGGAGGAAGTGTTTGACAGCATAGTAAACGATGAAGTGCGTTACCCCAGGTTTCTCTCCCCAGAGTCAGTCTCCCTCATTCAGAAG CTGCTGCAGAAAAACCCAGAAAAGCGGCTTGGTGCTGGAGAGCAGGACGCTAACGAGGTGAAAAGGCACAGATTCTTTCAG GGAGTGGACTGGGAAGCCTTGCTAGCCAAGCGAGTGAAGCCTCCGTATCTGCCGAGCATCAAAGCCCCGGGTGACGTGAGCAACTTTGACGAGGAGTTCACACGCCTAAAGCCTGTACTcacccctccacacacaccctTCTTCCTCACAGCCGAGCAGCAGGAGATCTTCGCAGATTTCGATTTCTCCTCACTTCACTGA